A genomic window from Triticum urartu cultivar G1812 chromosome 7, Tu2.1, whole genome shotgun sequence includes:
- the LOC125522779 gene encoding cytochrome P450 93A3-like yields MEMALAARDLFTPAGTSVPLLLLVTGLTAVLYVVTRRRTGGLRLPPSPFGLPILGHLHLLMPLPHQALHRLAERHGPLLYLRLGSVPCIAACSPDAAREVLKTHEAAFLDRPKPTAVHRLTYGGQDFSFSAYGPFWRFMKKACVHELLAGRTLDRLSHVRREEVVRLVVSMGQSAAKGKPVDVDAALMGLTGDIVSRMVMSRRWTGDDNDTEEMRSVVAETAVVTGTFNLQDYIGVFKNWDVQGLGKRIDAVHRKFDAMMEKILTARDAKRRQQRESANSEDGGEGEAKDILDILFDMHEDDAAEMPLSRDNIKAFMLDIFAAGTDTTAITVEWALSELINNPDVLRKAQEEMDAVVGKDRLADESDIPNLPYLQAVAKETLRLHPTGPLVVRQCPEQCKVSGYDVPAGATVFVNVWAIGRDPSCWPEPLEFRPERFLEGGTNAGTDVRGQHFHMLPFGSGRRICPGASLAMLVVQAALAAMVQCFEWRPAGGASKVDMEEGPGLTLPRKHPLVCAVAPRLHPLPLP; encoded by the exons ATGGAGATGGCGCTGGCAGCACGAGACCTGTTCACTCCCGCCGGCACCAGCGTACCGCTCCTCCTGCTCGTCACCGGCCTCACCGCCGTCCTGTACGTCGTGACCCGGCGCAGGACCGGCGGGCTACGCCTCCCGCCTAGCCCATTCGGCCTGCCCATCCTCggccacctccacctcctcatGCCGCTGCCGCACCAGGCGCTGCACCGCCTGGCCGAGCGCCACGGCCCGCTCCTCTACCTCCGTCTCGGCTCCGTGCCCTGCATCGCTGCCTGCTCCCCGGACGCCGCCCGCGAGGTGCTCAAGACCCACGAGGCCGCGTTCCTGGACCGCCCCAAGCCGACGGCGGTGCACCGCCTCACCTACGGCGGCCAGGACTTCTCCTTCTCCGCGTACGGGCCCTTCTGGCGCTTCATGAAGAAGGCCTGCGTGCACGAGCTCCTCGCGGGCCGCACCCTCGACCGCCTCAGCCACGTCCGCCGCGAGGAGGTCGTGCGCCTCGTGGTCTCCATGGGGCAGAGCGCGGCCAAGGGCAAGCCCGTGGACGTGGACGCCGCGCTAATGGGCCTGACCGGCGATATCGTCTCGCGGATGGTGATGAGCCGGCGGTGGACCGGCGACGACAACGACACCGAGGAGATGCGGAGCGTGGTCGCGGAGACGGCCGTGGTCACGGGCACGTTCAACCTGCAGGACTACATCGGCGTGTTCAAGAACTGGGACGTGCAGGGCCTCGGCAAGCGCATCGACGCCGTGCACCGAAAATTCGATGCCATGATGGAGAAGATACTCACGGCAAGGGACGCCAAGCGGCGGCAGCAACGCGAGTCTGCCAACTCCGAGGACGGCGGCGAGGGGGAGGCGAAGGACATTCTTGACATACTGTTCGACATGCACGAAGACGACGCCGCCGAGATGCCGCTCTCCAGGGACAACATCAAGGCTTTCATGCTG GACATCTTCGCGGCGGGGACGGACACGACGGCCATCACGGTGGAGTGGGCGCTGTCGGAGCTGATCAACAACCCGGACGTTCTCCGGAAGGCGCAGGAGGAGATGGACGCGGTGGTCGGAAAGGACCGGCTCGCCGACGAGTCGGACATCCCAAACCTGCCGTACCTACAGGCCGTGGCCAAGGAGACACTGCGGCTTCACCCGACGGGCCCGCTGGTGGTGCGGCAGTGCCCGGAGCAGTGCAAGGTGAGCGGGTACGACGTGCCGGCCGGCGCGACGGTGTTCGTGAACGTATGGGCCATCGGGCGCGACCCGTCGTGCTGGCCGGAGCCGCTGGAGTTCCGGCCGGAGAGGTTCTTGGAGGGGGGCACGAACGCCGGGACGGACGTGCGCGGGCAGCACTTCCACATGCTGCCGTTCGGGTCCGGGCGGCGGATCTGCCCCGGCGCGTCGCTGGCCATGCTGGTGGTGCAGGCGGCGCTGGCCGCCATGGTGCAGTGCTTCGAGTGGCGGCCCGCGGGCGGCGCTTCCAAGGTGGACATGGAGGAGGGGCCCGGGCTGACGCTGCCGCGGAAGCACCCGCTCGTCTGCGCCGTCGCGCCGCGGCTCCACCCGCTGCCGCTGCCCTGA